TAGCAGATTTAGTCAGGGCATACTGAGAGGTAATCGTTTTTAGTAGAAAATCACTGTCCGATTCCTCAAACATCTCCTCACTACGTTTAAATGTCTTGACTGAAGCGTTTCGTAGAGTTCTTCGCTTCAAGCTTTTCACGAAAAAACTAGCCAATAAAAAGCCACAAGCAAGATGACGAAACATCCTACTTGTGGGCTAACTTCCTTAATTATTTCGCACGGAAAACGTGGCGAACAACATTCGTTTGTGAGCGATCTGGACCAACAGAGAAGATAGACAATGGAATACCTGTAAGCTGAGAAATACGCTCCACATAGTGGCGTGCATTTTCCGGTAACTCGTCTAAGCTTTTCACACCCGTAATATCTTCTGTCCAACCTGGCATTTCTTCATAAACGGGCTCACATTCTGCTAATACTTTTAAGCTTGCAGGGAATTCGTTGATAATTTCCCCTTTGTACTTATAAGCTACACAGATTTTTAATGTTTCAATCCCCGTCAACACATCAATTGAGTTTAAAGATAAATCGGTAATACCACTTACACGGCGTGCATGACGAACAACGACGCTATCAAACCAACCTACGCGACGTGGTCGACCTGTTGTTGTACCGTATTCACGACCAACCTCACGAATTTGATCCCCAATCTCATCATGTAATTCTGTTGGGAATGGACCGTCACCTACACGGGTCGTATACGCTTTTGAAACCCCCACAACATGATTGATTTTAGAAGGACCTACACCAGAACCAATTGTTACGCCCCCTGCAACAGGATTAGAAGAAGTAACAAATGGGTATGTTCCTTGGTCAATATCGAGCATGACACCCTGTGCACCTTCAAATAAGACGCGACGTCCTTCATCAAGCGCATCGTTTAACACAACAGACGTATCACATACGTATTGTTTAATTTGCTGTCCGTACTCATAATATTCATCTAAAATATCTTCAAGCTTGAAGCCTTCTACTTCATACATTTTTTCTAACAAGCGATTTTTCTCTTCTAGATTTCTGCGAAGTTTTTCTTCGAACACTTCGCGATCAAGAAGATCCGCCATTCGAATTCCTACACGAGCTGCTTTATCCATATAAGCAGGGCCAATTCCTTTTTTCGTTGTTCCGATCTTATTGGCACCTTTACGCTCTTCTTCTACCGCATCCAATTTTAAATGGTACGGTAAAATCACGTGAGCACGATTGCTAATGCGGAGATTATCCGTCTTAATTCCACGTTCATGAAGTCCATTTAACTCTTCAACTAACGCCTTCGGATCGACAACCATCCCATTTCCGATGACACAAATCTTTTCATTGAAGAAGATTCCAGATGGAATTAAATGAAGCTTATATGTTTCACCGTTGAATTTGATTGTATGTCCGGCATTATTTCCACCTTGATAACGCGCAATAACTTCTGCCTGTTGAGAGAGAAAGTCTGTAATTTTTCCTTTTCCCTCATCTCCCCATTGCGTTCCAACTACTACTACTGATGACATAGGTGTGCACCTCCGCTTAACATCAAAATCCGTTTAATCCACAAACAAAGCTTATTTTACCAATAACAAGAAGGAAAGTCAATAAAACACGAATAATACATGTATGTATTTATTTTTTGTTCGTGTATTATACACAATCCTCGTTCATCTTATTTTCTCATTTGTTTGTAAAAATCATTCTTGCTCTTTCGGCTTTTGTCCTTCTTCACATAAAACTCTCAACAATTGATTAGAAGGAACGTTTTGAAGCCCCCAGTCACAAATCATATCCAATACAGGGATTAACGATTCTCCACGCGGGGTCAATGAATACTCAACCCTTGGCGGAACCTCGGCATAAAGATTCCTTTTAATTAATTCATCTCGCTCAAGCTCCCTTAATTGAGTCGTCAACGTTTTATGAGAAATATCTGCAATATAGCGTTGCAACTCTCCAAAACGTTTTGCTCCACTCTCATACAACTCATACAAAATCATAATTTTCCATTTCCCTTGTATCATTTGCAAGGTGGCATCAAATTCATTTAAATATTTTTTTCCATTCACTTCTTACTCCCCCTTTAAAAGGTACTTACAGGTAACTAGATAACGTAAAAGTGCGTACTTTTTCGTCTCTTTCTTTCAATGATACACTTCCTTTTGCATAATCGTTTAAAGGAGTGATCCATGTGAAGAAAGGGTTCATCGCGATAACAGGTGCATCTTCAGGAATTGGGAAGGCGACGGCACGCTTATTTATCGAAAAAGGTTACAATGTTTTATTAATTGCAAGAAGAGAGCATTTATTAGATGAATTTAAAGGAGAACAAGTGTTGAAAGCTTCTATTGATATAAGAGATAAAGAAGCTTTTAAGAATTCTCTAAAAGACGCAGAGAAAATGTTTGGACCTGTTGAGCTTCTAGTCAACAATGCTGGGCGAATGATGCTAGGCAATATCCACTCACAAAATGAGAGGGAATGGCAGGAGATGTATGATGTAAATGTTTTAGGTGTTCTGACGGGTATGCAAGCAGTTCTTCCTTCAATGATTGAAAGAAAAAGTGGCACGATCGTAAATATTAGTTCAATTGCAGGAAAAAAAACGTTTCCGAACCACGCTGCTTATGTCGGAACAAAGTTTGCTGTTCATTCCATGAGCGAAAATGTTCGAGAAGAAGTAGCCGAACATAATGTTCGAGTCATCACCATCGCACCAGGTGTGGTTGAAACAGAATTGTTATCCCACACAACAAGTAAAGATATTCGGGATGATTACACAAAATGGAAGGAAGAAATCAATTAACGGTGGCTTACAACCTGAAACGGTGGCTGAAGCGATTCATTTTGCCTTTTCCCAGCCTCAACACGTCAATATTCGCGAGATTGTCCTAGCCCCTACAAAACAACAAGCTTAATGATATTAAGGCTCCCTACGTCCAAACGGGAGCTTATTTGTTTTCATCTATAAGAAAAGAGCAAAGCGCAAGTCCTTAGGCGAATGGCGCTGGAGGACCTGCGAGGAGGCTTCCGTCGCCACAGCAGGGCAGAAGCGACCCGAGCTGATGGCGCTTGGAGCTGGACACCAAAAAAACGGTAAAGAGAATACTTTAACACTTATTGAACTTAAACTTTCTGTAACAACAAAAAAGCCACCTTAATATGGATTAAGGCAGCCTTACGCACCAGGTGGCACATTCGCATCTTCAAATCGACGTTCTAAGTTTACGAACTTGTTATATTCTTTCACAAAGGCCAATTGAACGGTTCCAACTGGACCGTTACGTTGCTTAGCAATAATGATTTCAATGATGTTTTTATTTTCCGTTTCTTTGTCATAATAATCATCACGGTATAGGAAAGCAACAATATCGGCATCCTGCTCAATACTTCCTGATTCACGAATATCCGACATCATCGGACGTTTGTCTTGACGTTGTTCGACACCACGTGACAGCTGGGATAGCGCAATGACAGGTACTTGCAACT
This genomic window from Bacillus kexueae contains:
- a CDS encoding adenylosuccinate synthase — protein: MSSVVVVGTQWGDEGKGKITDFLSQQAEVIARYQGGNNAGHTIKFNGETYKLHLIPSGIFFNEKICVIGNGMVVDPKALVEELNGLHERGIKTDNLRISNRAHVILPYHLKLDAVEEERKGANKIGTTKKGIGPAYMDKAARVGIRMADLLDREVFEEKLRRNLEEKNRLLEKMYEVEGFKLEDILDEYYEYGQQIKQYVCDTSVVLNDALDEGRRVLFEGAQGVMLDIDQGTYPFVTSSNPVAGGVTIGSGVGPSKINHVVGVSKAYTTRVGDGPFPTELHDEIGDQIREVGREYGTTTGRPRRVGWFDSVVVRHARRVSGITDLSLNSIDVLTGIETLKICVAYKYKGEIINEFPASLKVLAECEPVYEEMPGWTEDITGVKSLDELPENARHYVERISQLTGIPLSIFSVGPDRSQTNVVRHVFRAK
- a CDS encoding SDR family oxidoreductase, translated to MKKGFIAITGASSGIGKATARLFIEKGYNVLLIARREHLLDEFKGEQVLKASIDIRDKEAFKNSLKDAEKMFGPVELLVNNAGRMMLGNIHSQNEREWQEMYDVNVLGVLTGMQAVLPSMIERKSGTIVNISSIAGKKTFPNHAAYVGTKFAVHSMSENVREEVAEHNVRVITIAPGVVETELLSHTTSKDIRDDYTKWKEEIN
- a CDS encoding winged helix-turn-helix transcriptional regulator, translated to MIQGKWKIMILYELYESGAKRFGELQRYIADISHKTLTTQLRELERDELIKRNLYAEVPPRVEYSLTPRGESLIPVLDMICDWGLQNVPSNQLLRVLCEEGQKPKEQE